One part of the Suncus etruscus isolate mSunEtr1 chromosome 2, mSunEtr1.pri.cur, whole genome shotgun sequence genome encodes these proteins:
- the LOC126001767 gene encoding LOW QUALITY PROTEIN: olfactory receptor 4K2-like (The sequence of the model RefSeq protein was modified relative to this genomic sequence to represent the inferred CDS: substituted 1 base at 1 genomic stop codon), translating into MEGFNHSRVSEFVLLGLTDSPDLQILFFVIFSIFYLITMLGNSLILLTVMSTPQLHSPMYFLLSNLSLIDICLSSFATPKMIMDFFAQRKTISFEGCISQIFFLHLFTGTEIVLLISMSFDRYIAICKPLHYSTIMSQKVCIGLVVTSWAVGFLHTMSQLVFTLYLPFCGPNVIDSFFCDLPLVIQLACIDIYFLGIFMISTSGVIALISFLLLLSSYIIVLLTIKGHSSSGSSKAFSTCTAHFIVVLMFFGPCIFIYVWPFTNFLMDKVLSVFYTIFTPFLNPLIYTLRNQEVKTAVKKKLNNRYLSLGKTSPXYSVQRSHSLPYFQHDKFFSLEK; encoded by the coding sequence ATGGAGGGGTTTAACCATTCCAGAGTGTCTGAATTTGTGTTACTGGGACTCACTGATTCTCCTGAccttcaaattttgttttttgtgattttttccattttctatttaaTAACCATGTTGGGCAACTCTCTGATTTTGCTCACCGTCATGTCCACCCCACAGCTTCATTCCCCCATGTATTTCCTGCTCAGCAATCTCTCTCTCATTGACATATGCTTGTCCTCCTTTGCCACTCCAAAGATGATCATGGACTTCTTTGCTCAGCGCAAGACCATCTCCTTTGAGGGCTGCATTTCCCAGATCTTCTTTTTGCATCTTTTCACTGGCACTGAGATTGTGTTGCTCATCTCCATGTCTTTTGACAGGTATATTGCAATATGCAAACCTCTCCATTATTCAACAATTATGAGCCAGAAAGTGTGCATCGGGCTGGTTGTAACTTCTTGGGCAGTGGGTTTTCTGCATACGATGAGTCAATTAGTTTTTACACTCTATTTACCCTTCTGTGGTCCTAATGTCATAGACAGTTTCTTCTGTGATCTTCCTTTAGTCATTCAGTTGGCCTGcatagatatatattttcttgGAATCTTTATGATCTCAACCAGTGGTGTGATTGCTCTTATAAGCTTTTTGCTTTTGCTCAGCTCCTACATCATCGTTCTTCTTACTATCAAGGGGCACTCCTCCTCAGGATCATCCAAGGCTTTTTCCACCTGCACTGCACATTTCATAGTGGTGTTGATGTTCTTTGGGCCCTGCATCTTCATCTATGTGTGGCCTTTCACAAATTTCTTGATGGACAAAGTTCTTTCTGTTTTCTACACAATCTTTACCCCTTTTTTGAATCCACTTATCTATACACTGAGAAACCAAGAAGTGAAGACAGCTGTGAAGAAGAAACTAAATAACCGGTATTTGAGTCTTGGGAAAACTTCTCCATGATATTCAGTGCAAAGATCACATAGTCTACCTTATTTTCAGcatgataaatttttttctttagagaaatag
- the LOC126001768 gene encoding olfactory receptor 4K3 has product MAWNNQSVVTEFILQGLSSSSELQIFYFLFFSMVYAATVLGNLLIVLTIISEPRLHTPMYFLLGNLSFIDMSLASFATPKMIADFLSERKAISFEGCITQIFFLHLLGGVEIVLLISMSFDRYVAICKPLRYLTIMSQKMCFGLVTLSWIVGIFHAMSQLAFTVNLPFCGPNKVDSFFCDLPLVIKLACVDTYILGVFMISTSGLIALVCFILLVISYTIILVTVRQRSSGGSSKALSTCSAHFTVVTLFFGPCIFIYVWPFTNFPIDKVLSVFYTIFTPLLNPVIYTLRNKDVKNSMRKLSSRIFKSRKTDHTLP; this is encoded by the coding sequence ATGGCATGGAATAATCAATCAGTGGTAACCGAATTCATATTACAGGGTCTCTCCAGTTCTTCAGAACtccaaattttctattttctgtttttctctatgGTCTACGCAGCCACAGTTCTGGGGAACCTCCTTATTGTGCTCACTATTATATCAGAGCCACGTCTTCACACCCCCATGTATTTTCTACTGGGCAATCTCTCTTTCATTGACATGTCTCTGGCCTCATTTGCCACCCCCAAAATGATTGCAGATTTCCTCAGTGAACGCAAAGCCATCTCCTTTGAAGGTTGCATTACCCAGATATTCTTCCTGCATCTCTTAGGGGGTGTTGAAATTGTGCTGCTCATATCCATGTCTTTTGATAGGTATGTTGCTATCTGTAAACCTCTACGTTACTTAACTATTATGAGTCAAAAAATGTGTTTTGGACTTGTGACACTTTCCTGGATTGTTGGCATCTTCCATGCTATGAGTCAGTTAGCATTTACTGTAAATCTGCCCTTCTGTGGACCCAATAAAGTGGACAGCTTCTTTTGTGATCTCCCTTTAGTAATCAAACTTGCTTGTGTAGACACATATATTTTAGGAGTGTTCATGATCTCAACCAGTGGCTTAATTGCCCTGGTGTGCTTCATTCTTCTTGTGATATCTTACACCATTATCCTGGTGACAGTTAGACAACGTTCATCTGGTGGTTCCTCAAAAGCTCTCTCCACTTGCAGTGCCCACTTCACTGTTGTTACCCTTTTCTTTGGTCcgtgcatttttatttatgtatggcCCTTCACAAATTTCCCAATAGACAAAGTCCTCTCAGTATTTTATACCATTTTTACTCCCCTCTTGAATCCAGTAATCTACACTCTtagaaataaagatgttaaaaattCTATGAGAAAACTCAGCAGCCGTATCTTTAAGTCAAGGAAGACTGATCATACTCTTCCTTAA